The Streptococcaceae bacterium ESL0687 genome has a segment encoding these proteins:
- a CDS encoding HD domain-containing protein, whose amino-acid sequence MTSKIEKVFRDPVHNYIHVDNQIIYDLINTPEFQRLRRIKQLGTNSFTFHGAEHSRFSHCMGVYHIAKEITEIFTDKYPEVWNPEENLVTWCAALLHDLGHGAYSHTFETLFDTDHEYITVEIITNPTTEINKILKRVSPDFPDKVASVITHAYPNQQVVQLISSQIDADRMDYLLRDAYYTGALYGQFDLRRILRVIEPIENGIAFKIQGMHAVEDYIVSRYQMYMQVYFHPASRAMEVLLKNLLKRAKKLYLEEPTYFELSSKKLIPFFKGDYNLKDYLALDDGVMNTYFQDWMDYDDSILSDLAKSFINRRVLKSIKFDQEDFGELSILRNLVSNCGFNPEYYTGINSNFDLPYDFYRPNLKKSRTQIEIIQKDGSLIELSKLSPIVSSLAGTTHGDNRFFYPKEITSDNNLFSQEKLVFEKYIRNETFIP is encoded by the coding sequence ATGACCAGTAAAATCGAAAAAGTGTTCAGAGATCCTGTTCATAACTATATCCATGTTGATAATCAAATTATTTATGATCTAATAAATACCCCTGAATTTCAGAGGTTAAGGCGGATTAAACAACTTGGCACTAATAGTTTTACCTTCCACGGTGCAGAGCACAGTCGCTTTTCTCACTGCATGGGTGTCTATCATATCGCCAAAGAAATCACCGAGATCTTTACAGATAAGTATCCAGAAGTCTGGAATCCTGAAGAAAATCTTGTAACCTGGTGTGCTGCCCTCCTTCATGACTTGGGACATGGTGCCTATTCTCATACCTTTGAGACACTTTTTGACACCGACCATGAATATATCACAGTTGAGATTATTACAAACCCTACAACTGAGATTAATAAAATCCTTAAAAGAGTATCTCCTGATTTTCCTGATAAGGTGGCAAGTGTCATCACTCATGCCTATCCTAATCAGCAGGTTGTCCAGCTTATTTCCAGCCAGATCGACGCTGACCGAATGGACTATCTTTTAAGGGATGCTTACTATACAGGGGCTCTTTATGGTCAATTTGATCTAAGAAGGATTCTCAGAGTGATTGAACCCATTGAAAACGGCATAGCCTTTAAAATTCAGGGAATGCACGCTGTAGAAGACTATATAGTCAGTCGTTATCAAATGTATATGCAGGTTTATTTTCACCCGGCAAGCCGGGCCATGGAGGTTTTGCTTAAAAACCTCCTAAAAAGAGCTAAGAAACTCTACTTGGAAGAGCCTACTTATTTTGAACTTTCTTCGAAAAAGCTAATCCCCTTCTTCAAAGGTGACTATAACCTCAAGGATTATCTGGCCCTTGATGATGGTGTCATGAATACCTACTTTCAAGACTGGATGGATTATGATGATAGTATCCTATCTGATTTGGCCAAGTCTTTTATCAACCGAAGGGTTTTGAAATCTATAAAATTTGACCAGGAAGATTTTGGTGAACTTAGTATTCTAAGAAACCTAGTCAGTAACTGCGGTTTCAATCCGGAATATTACACAGGGATTAACTCAAATTTTGATCTGCCCTATGATTTTTATCGGCCCAACCTTAAAAAATCAAGAACTCAAATTGAGATTATTCAAAAGGACGGCAGTTTAATCGAGCTATCAAAATTATCACCTATTGTATCCTCACTTGCAGGTACAACACACGGTGACAACCGCTTCTTCTATCCCAAAGAAATTACTAGCGACAATAACCTTTTCTCCCAGGAGAAACTTGTATTTGAAAAATATATTAGAAATGAGACCTTTATACCATGA
- a CDS encoding ribosomal-processing cysteine protease Prp — MIKAFIKEKNGKFVSYELSGHAQSGEFGHDIVCSAVSVMAITTANNIERMTGVKSLVDASDGYLYFEVAADMAPEQDQIAQILLKNFKLSMEDIASEYGDFLEFTHKN; from the coding sequence ATGATTAAAGCTTTCATTAAGGAAAAAAACGGTAAGTTTGTTTCTTATGAGCTATCTGGCCACGCCCAAAGCGGCGAGTTCGGTCATGATATCGTATGCTCAGCTGTTTCAGTTATGGCCATCACAACTGCAAATAACATCGAACGCATGACTGGAGTTAAATCTTTAGTTGATGCCTCTGATGGTTACCTGTATTTTGAGGTCGCAGCTGATATGGCGCCCGAGCAAGATCAAATCGCTCAGATCCTTCTAAAGAACTTTAAGCTCTCAATGGAAGATATTGCATCTGAGTATGGTGATTTCTTAGAATTCACCCACAAAAACTAA
- the guaC gene encoding GMP reductase has protein sequence MNNLPVFDYEDIQLIPNKCIIKSRSEADTSVVLGKHTFKLPVVPANMQTIIDEQIAEKLASEGYFYVMHRFDEAGRKPFVKKMAEKGLISSISVGVKDYEYDFINELAEEGVVPDYITIDIAHGHSDSVINMIKHIKEKLPETFVIAGNVGTPEAVRELENAGADATKVGIGPGKVCITKVKTGFGTGGWQLAALRWCAKAASKPIIADGGIRTNGDIAKSIRFGATMVMIGSLFAAHEESPGETVEIDGKLYKEYFGSASEYQKGEHKNVEGKKIILPHKGHLKDTLIEMQQDLQSSISYAGGRDLKSLTKVDYVIVKNSIWNGDSI, from the coding sequence ATGAATAATTTACCAGTTTTTGATTATGAAGATATCCAATTGATACCAAATAAATGTATCATTAAAAGCCGTTCTGAGGCGGATACAAGTGTAGTTTTAGGTAAGCATACCTTCAAATTACCGGTTGTTCCTGCTAACATGCAGACAATTATCGACGAACAAATTGCAGAAAAACTTGCCTCTGAAGGTTACTTCTATGTAATGCATCGTTTTGATGAAGCGGGACGTAAACCTTTTGTTAAAAAAATGGCAGAAAAAGGCCTTATCAGCTCTATTTCAGTAGGTGTTAAGGATTATGAATATGACTTTATTAATGAATTAGCTGAAGAAGGAGTAGTACCAGACTATATCACAATTGATATTGCCCACGGTCACTCAGATTCAGTAATCAATATGATTAAACACATCAAAGAAAAATTACCTGAAACTTTTGTAATTGCAGGTAATGTTGGAACACCTGAGGCAGTTCGTGAGCTTGAAAATGCTGGAGCTGACGCAACTAAGGTCGGAATTGGCCCTGGTAAGGTATGTATTACCAAGGTTAAGACTGGTTTTGGTACAGGTGGATGGCAACTAGCAGCCCTTCGCTGGTGTGCAAAAGCTGCAAGTAAGCCAATCATCGCTGATGGTGGAATCCGTACCAACGGAGATATCGCAAAATCAATCCGCTTTGGTGCAACTATGGTTATGATTGGTTCTCTCTTTGCAGCCCATGAAGAATCTCCAGGGGAAACTGTTGAAATCGACGGTAAACTTTACAAGGAATACTTCGGATCAGCAAGTGAATACCAAAAGGGTGAGCACAAAAACGTTGAAGGTAAGAAGATTATCTTGCCTCACAAGGGTCACCTAAAAGACACCTTAATTGAGATGCAGCAAGACCTTCAGTCATCAATCTCATATGCCGGTGGACGTGATCTTAAATCCCTTACTAAGGTTGATTATGTAATTGTTAAAAATTCAATCTGGAACGGGGATTCAATCTAA
- a CDS encoding restriction endonuclease subunit S — translation MADKKQVPRLRFRGFEGEWEEDKFDNLFDLSVPTNSLSRENLVYDEEKVKNIHYGDILTKFNSVLDASDKMIPYIRGASEDKFKKSFLNDGDIVIADAAEDESVGKSIEVRNVKKHPIVAGLHTIVARPKNIFAPLYLGHYLNSKIYHESLYRLMQGTKVLSLSKTNISKTSVCFPDYKEQEKIGTFFAQLDKLIALHEKKLADLKEIKKGYLQQMFPAPGQKIPQLRFQGFEGEWKNVIFNDILKFYSAKQYISGISSDGKFPVLKQGDNPLDGYANGEPFKDYSKVVVFGDHTLSIYKPNTPFFISTDGIKILSSNYMGSDYLFYSLERFKPHSEGYKRHLTILKNTLLSFTLDFEEQEKIGTFFANLDKNINQAEGKLNQLKALKKGFLQQMFI, via the coding sequence ATGGCAGACAAAAAACAAGTACCAAGACTTAGATTTAGGGGATTTGAAGGAGAGTGGGAAGAAGATAAATTTGATAATTTATTTGATTTGTCAGTTCCGACTAATTCATTATCACGTGAAAATCTAGTATATGATGAAGAAAAAGTTAAAAATATCCATTATGGTGATATTTTGACAAAATTTAATTCTGTTTTAGATGCTTCAGATAAGATGATTCCATATATAAGGGGAGCATCTGAGGATAAGTTTAAAAAATCTTTTTTAAACGATGGAGATATTGTCATAGCAGATGCTGCCGAAGATGAGAGTGTTGGAAAATCCATAGAAGTACGTAATGTTAAAAAACATCCTATTGTAGCAGGTTTACACACCATTGTAGCCCGTCCAAAAAATATTTTTGCTCCCTTATATTTAGGGCATTATCTTAATAGTAAAATTTATCATGAATCATTATATAGATTGATGCAGGGTACAAAAGTTTTATCATTGAGTAAGACAAATATATCTAAAACTTCAGTCTGTTTTCCAGATTATAAAGAGCAAGAAAAAATCGGTACCTTCTTTGCTCAGCTTGATAAATTGATTGCCTTACATGAAAAGAAACTGGCAGACCTTAAAGAAATAAAAAAAGGCTACCTCCAACAGATGTTCCCAGCCCCAGGGCAAAAAATCCCACAACTCAGATTCCAAGGATTTGAAGGGGAGTGGAAGAACGTAATCTTTAATGATATTTTGAAGTTCTATTCAGCTAAGCAATATATCTCAGGTATTAGTTCTGATGGAAAATTTCCAGTTCTTAAACAAGGTGACAATCCTTTAGATGGATATGCAAATGGAGAACCTTTCAAAGACTACAGTAAAGTAGTTGTTTTTGGAGATCATACTTTATCCATATATAAACCAAATACACCATTTTTTATATCTACCGATGGGATTAAAATTTTATCTTCTAACTATATGGGTAGTGATTATTTATTTTATTCTTTAGAGCGATTTAAACCACATTCAGAAGGTTACAAAAGGCATTTAACTATCTTGAAAAATACATTATTATCTTTTACTCTCGATTTTGAGGAACAAGAAAAAATCGGCACCTTCTTCGCAAATCTTGATAAGAATATCAATCAGGCAGAGGGAAAACTTAACCAGCTTAAAGCCCTTAAAAAAGGATTTTTACAGCAGATGTTTATCTAA
- the rpmA gene encoding 50S ribosomal protein L27 — protein MLKLNLQLFAHKKGGGSTSNGRDSQSKRLGAKAADGQTVTGGSILYRQRGTHIHPGANVGRGGDDTLFAKIEGVVRFERKGRDKKQVSVYPVAKKA, from the coding sequence ATGTTGAAATTAAATCTTCAATTATTTGCCCACAAAAAAGGTGGAGGTTCTACATCAAATGGACGTGATTCTCAATCAAAACGTCTTGGTGCTAAAGCCGCTGATGGACAAACTGTAACTGGTGGATCTATCCTTTACCGTCAACGTGGAACTCATATTCACCCAGGAGCTAACGTTGGTCGTGGTGGAGATGATACTTTATTCGCTAAAATCGAAGGTGTTGTTCGTTTCGAACGTAAAGGCCGCGATAAAAAACAAGTTTCTGTTTACCCAGTAGCTAAAAAAGCGTAA
- a CDS encoding DUF1054 family protein yields MFTKDSFKVFEPLDLDGRMAEIRRVIQPTFQEILDELAPLASDKVGDETYVHIAQHRRRTKNAPDNTWSAISTNKRGYKSEPHLQLGIWKNYIFMYLSMIDNPRGEEAMANLLLDNLEALESLPDDFVYSKDHTKDDYYPMNQGLEKALIRFRDVKKGEFEFGRIVDINSDLWNTPAELESYIKETYSYLLDFYKDLLAVNKAQDA; encoded by the coding sequence ATGTTTACCAAAGATTCATTTAAAGTTTTTGAACCCCTTGACCTAGACGGGCGCATGGCTGAGATTAGAAGGGTCATCCAACCAACCTTCCAGGAGATTTTAGACGAGCTTGCCCCGCTTGCAAGTGACAAGGTAGGAGACGAAACCTACGTCCACATCGCCCAACACAGAAGACGGACCAAAAACGCCCCAGACAACACCTGGTCGGCCATCTCGACCAATAAACGTGGCTACAAGTCAGAGCCTCATCTTCAGCTGGGTATTTGGAAAAATTATATCTTTATGTACCTATCAATGATTGACAACCCAAGAGGTGAAGAAGCCATGGCCAACTTGCTTCTAGATAATCTAGAGGCCCTTGAGTCCTTACCGGATGACTTTGTTTACTCAAAAGATCACACCAAAGATGACTACTATCCTATGAATCAAGGCCTTGAAAAAGCCCTCATCCGTTTCAGGGATGTTAAAAAAGGTGAGTTTGAATTTGGTAGAATCGTTGATATCAACTCAGACCTGTGGAACACTCCCGCAGAACTTGAAAGCTATATCAAAGAAACCTATAGCTACCTGCTTGATTTCTACAAGGATCTTCTAGCTGTAAACAAAGCCCAAGATGCCTAG
- the rplU gene encoding 50S ribosomal protein L21, producing MTYAIVKTGGKQVKVEVGQTIYVEKLDVEAGSEVTFTEVVLVGGENTTVGTPFVSGATVVGEVEKHGKQKKVVTFKYKPKKHSHRKQGHRQPYTKVVIKAINA from the coding sequence ATGACTTATGCAATCGTAAAAACTGGTGGTAAGCAAGTAAAAGTAGAAGTTGGTCAAACTATCTACGTTGAAAAACTTGATGTTGAAGCTGGGAGCGAAGTAACTTTCACTGAAGTTGTTCTTGTTGGTGGTGAGAACACTACTGTTGGAACTCCATTCGTATCAGGAGCTACTGTAGTTGGTGAAGTTGAAAAACATGGTAAACAAAAGAAAGTTGTAACTTTCAAATACAAACCTAAAAAACACTCTCACCGTAAACAAGGACACCGTCAACCTTACACTAAAGTTGTAATCAAAGCTATCAACGCTTAA
- a CDS encoding DUF5067 domain-containing protein: MKKKNYMALALLSLLVLGGCSSTSKSTESSTSASSSVSSETSKTSESSTKDKASDGYTYDEATKTFTNKSGSIQILNVSKAIDIINDPAVKIDVTLENKTDRTLPIYELGSLLLVFEQKNGAGPNTLDSTSLPGDGMVEGDGVDEYIDPLSVDIAPGEKVSVHYVFYTESSEPIIADFLNNSYKIVKAVEFPIQ, translated from the coding sequence ATGAAAAAGAAAAATTATATGGCTCTAGCCCTTTTATCCCTTTTGGTTCTTGGAGGATGTTCTTCGACAAGTAAAAGCACCGAATCTTCGACAAGTGCAAGCTCTTCAGTAAGCTCTGAAACTTCTAAAACTAGTGAAAGTTCAACTAAGGATAAGGCAAGTGACGGCTACACTTATGACGAAGCAACCAAGACCTTTACTAACAAGAGTGGAAGCATTCAAATTCTCAATGTTTCAAAAGCAATAGATATTATCAACGACCCTGCAGTAAAAATCGATGTGACTTTGGAAAATAAAACAGACAGGACACTTCCAATATATGAACTAGGTAGCTTATTACTAGTTTTCGAACAAAAAAACGGAGCTGGCCCAAATACATTGGATTCAACTAGTCTTCCAGGTGATGGAATGGTAGAAGGCGATGGGGTTGATGAGTATATAGACCCTCTGTCAGTTGACATCGCACCTGGTGAAAAAGTTTCTGTCCACTATGTCTTTTATACTGAAAGTAGTGAACCAATAATTGCAGATTTCCTTAATAATTCTTACAAAATCGTTAAGGCAGTCGAGTTCCCAATCCAATAA
- a CDS encoding DUF1934 domain-containing protein, giving the protein MKIKIKNTILVEGQKEVIENAYQGEVIQKKDNIYLSYVDEEERKNVIKIGADSLVLTRFSNPKTKMEFRLGQAPATIITPVGIQELVTETRAFRQGEGLVELDYSLLQNNLKFADYKLEIRFSL; this is encoded by the coding sequence ATGAAAATTAAAATCAAAAATACCATCCTTGTCGAAGGCCAAAAAGAGGTCATTGAAAATGCCTATCAGGGGGAGGTTATCCAGAAGAAGGATAATATCTACCTGTCTTATGTGGATGAGGAAGAAAGAAAGAATGTTATTAAAATAGGAGCTGACAGTCTGGTTTTAACTCGTTTTTCAAACCCAAAAACTAAGATGGAATTTAGACTAGGACAGGCTCCAGCAACCATCATAACTCCTGTAGGTATTCAAGAGTTAGTTACGGAAACCCGTGCCTTTAGGCAGGGAGAAGGACTTGTTGAACTCGACTATAGCCTCCTGCAAAATAATTTAAAATTTGCTGATTATAAGCTTGAAATTAGATTTAGCTTATGA
- the dapA gene encoding 4-hydroxy-tetrahydrodipicolinate synthase, which yields MMANPLKDSHIITALVTPFTESGDINFKALPKLIEHLLAHHTEGLILAGTTGESPTLTHDEELELFQAVQEIVAGRVPLIAGVGTNDTRDSVDFVKEVDTFGGFAAGLAVVPYYNKPSQEGLFRHFTAIADASDLPIILYNVPGRTVACLEVETTLRLANHPNIIGVKECTGVDRLSELIEGAPEGFLVYTGEDDLAFHAKALGAQGVISVTSHVAGDDFFQIFENLDEGKVQEAAKIQRKLLPKVKAMFSLPSPAPVKAVLNSQGFEVGPLRLPLVAASEEEATRIISIINNK from the coding sequence ATGATGGCTAACCCTTTGAAAGATTCACACATAATTACAGCACTTGTAACACCTTTTACCGAGAGTGGTGACATTAATTTTAAGGCCCTGCCAAAATTAATTGAACACCTCCTTGCCCACCATACTGAAGGTCTAATCCTTGCAGGTACAACTGGAGAAAGTCCAACCCTAACCCACGATGAGGAGCTTGAATTATTCCAGGCAGTCCAAGAGATTGTCGCAGGTCGTGTTCCTCTTATTGCAGGTGTGGGTACCAATGATACAAGGGACTCAGTCGACTTTGTTAAAGAAGTTGATACTTTTGGCGGTTTTGCTGCAGGCCTTGCTGTTGTACCTTACTACAACAAGCCTAGTCAGGAAGGACTATTCAGGCACTTTACGGCCATAGCTGATGCAAGTGATCTGCCAATCATTCTTTATAATGTACCAGGACGTACTGTGGCCTGCCTAGAGGTGGAAACAACCTTGCGACTGGCTAACCATCCTAATATTATTGGGGTCAAGGAATGTACAGGTGTTGACCGCTTAAGTGAACTTATTGAAGGGGCGCCAGAAGGCTTCTTAGTTTATACAGGAGAAGATGATTTAGCCTTTCATGCTAAAGCTTTAGGAGCTCAAGGAGTAATCAGTGTTACCTCGCATGTTGCAGGAGACGATTTCTTCCAAATTTTTGAAAATCTTGATGAAGGTAAAGTTCAAGAAGCTGCAAAAATTCAAAGAAAACTACTTCCAAAGGTTAAAGCTATGTTCTCTCTACCAAGTCCAGCTCCAGTTAAGGCTGTACTAAATAGCCAAGGATTTGAAGTTGGTCCCCTTCGTTTACCGCTTGTAGCCGCAAGTGAAGAGGAAGCAACTAGGATAATTTCAATTATTAATAACAAGTAA
- a CDS encoding aspartate-semialdehyde dehydrogenase codes for MSKSYTVAVVGATGAVGTQMIRMLEESTLPIKEIKLLATINSAGKVLKYKGQDIVVEETKEDSFEGVDIALFSAGGSVSAKFAPYAVKAGAVVVDNTSHFRMNKDTPLVVPEVNPQALDDHKGIIACPNCSTIQMMVALEPVRRNFGLKRIIVSTYQAVSGAGAKAIEETINELKDVVNDGVDPKDLKAQILPSAGDKKHYPIAFNALPQIDVFTDNDYTYEEMKMTNETKKIMEDDNIQVSATCVRIPVITGHSESIYIETEEAADIAQIKEVIAQFPGAILEDDVKNQIYPQAITASGQKETFVGRLRKDLDVANGVHMWVVSDNLLKGAAWNSVQIAETLHERNLVRPTEEVVFDLY; via the coding sequence ATGTCAAAATCATACACAGTAGCTGTTGTAGGTGCTACAGGAGCAGTAGGGACTCAGATGATTCGAATGCTTGAAGAATCAACCCTTCCAATCAAAGAAATTAAATTGTTAGCAACAATCAATTCAGCTGGTAAGGTTTTGAAATATAAGGGCCAAGATATCGTTGTCGAAGAAACCAAAGAAGATTCCTTTGAAGGGGTAGATATTGCCCTCTTTTCTGCAGGTGGTAGTGTTTCAGCTAAGTTTGCGCCTTATGCCGTTAAGGCAGGAGCTGTTGTAGTCGACAATACTAGTCACTTTAGAATGAACAAGGATACTCCTTTGGTTGTGCCTGAGGTAAACCCACAAGCTCTTGATGACCACAAGGGGATTATTGCCTGTCCTAACTGTTCAACCATCCAAATGATGGTAGCTCTTGAGCCAGTTCGCCGTAATTTTGGTCTTAAAAGAATTATTGTTTCAACTTATCAGGCAGTATCAGGGGCAGGAGCTAAGGCCATTGAAGAGACCATCAATGAACTAAAAGATGTAGTTAATGACGGAGTTGATCCAAAAGACTTGAAAGCTCAGATTCTTCCGTCAGCAGGGGATAAAAAACACTATCCAATTGCCTTCAATGCCCTACCACAAATCGATGTCTTCACAGATAATGACTACACCTATGAAGAGATGAAGATGACCAATGAAACTAAGAAAATCATGGAAGATGATAACATTCAAGTTTCAGCTACCTGTGTTCGTATTCCAGTAATAACAGGACATTCTGAGTCTATTTACATTGAGACAGAAGAAGCAGCAGATATTGCTCAAATTAAAGAGGTTATTGCCCAGTTCCCTGGTGCCATCCTTGAAGATGATGTTAAAAATCAAATTTATCCACAGGCTATTACAGCTAGTGGTCAAAAAGAAACCTTTGTTGGACGTTTAAGAAAGGACTTAGATGTCGCAAATGGGGTTCATATGTGGGTTGTTTCAGATAACCTCCTTAAGGGAGCGGCCTGGAACTCAGTTCAAATTGCTGAAACCCTCCACGAAAGAAACCTTGTAAGACCAACTGAAGAAGTAGTTTTTGATCTATACTAA
- a CDS encoding alpha-ketoacid dehydrogenase subunit beta yields the protein MPTRKLTYLQAVNESLHQILEEVPESYLLGEDVGAYGGGFGATAGLIEKYPGRVLETPISEAAITGIATGSAIMGKRPILEIQFSDFLTVAIDQLVNEAAKIYYLSNGQEKVPMVIRTASGSGTGAGPQHSQSLENWLAHVPGLIVAMPSNPYDAKGILLAAVKNNNPVILFEPKSLYKKPSDIDIPEELYEVELGKAKLVREGSDLTVIALGRMVDIIKNMDVNPSLNIVDPVTISPLDIQGLLKEANKTNKVLILTESIARSGISAEIFTQLYEAGFKGTMKRLGGKFSPISAAKSIEENLIPTQEEIKQAIEELMHEN from the coding sequence ATGCCGACTAGAAAATTAACCTACCTGCAAGCAGTGAATGAAAGTCTTCATCAAATCCTTGAGGAAGTGCCAGAGAGCTATCTTTTAGGTGAGGATGTAGGAGCTTACGGGGGAGGCTTCGGAGCCACTGCAGGGCTTATTGAAAAATATCCCGGGCGCGTGCTTGAAACGCCAATCAGTGAGGCAGCTATCACAGGTATTGCCACAGGTTCTGCCATTATGGGCAAAAGACCGATTCTTGAAATCCAGTTCTCAGATTTCTTAACCGTAGCCATCGATCAGCTGGTTAACGAGGCAGCAAAGATTTATTATTTAAGTAACGGCCAGGAAAAAGTTCCCATGGTTATTCGAACAGCTTCAGGCAGTGGTACTGGAGCAGGCCCCCAGCATTCCCAGTCCCTAGAAAATTGGCTGGCTCATGTTCCTGGACTAATCGTTGCCATGCCAAGTAATCCCTATGATGCCAAAGGAATCCTTCTTGCAGCTGTCAAAAATAACAATCCGGTCATTTTATTTGAACCCAAGTCCCTATATAAAAAGCCCTCAGATATTGATATTCCAGAAGAGCTTTACGAGGTTGAGCTTGGTAAGGCAAAACTTGTTAGAGAAGGAAGTGACCTAACAGTTATTGCCCTTGGACGCATGGTTGATATTATTAAAAATATGGATGTAAACCCCAGCTTAAATATCGTTGACCCAGTTACCATAAGCCCCTTGGATATCCAAGGTCTGTTAAAAGAAGCTAATAAAACGAATAAAGTTTTAATTCTTACAGAAAGTATTGCAAGATCAGGGATTTCAGCAGAAATTTTCACTCAATTATATGAGGCAGGTTTTAAAGGTACTATGAAGCGTTTGGGTGGAAAATTTTCTCCGATTTCAGCCGCAAAATCAATCGAGGAAAATCTCATCCCGACCCAAGAAGAAATTAAACAAGCCATTGAGGAATTAATGCATGAAAATTAA
- a CDS encoding thiamine pyrophosphate-dependent dehydrogenase E1 component subunit alpha has protein sequence MNNKYELSSLLKWYSTMLEIRHFENILDDYNRAGNLYGTTHLYNGQEAVATGICLQLEDEDLILSTHRNHGHALAKGTDSYQMFAEIFGKKTGTNGGKVGSMHISDPSIGNMGGNGIVGGNFPIALGLATAFKMDHKNQVVICFSGDGATNEGTFHESLNLASIWKLPIIFVIENNQYAMSSDASKMIAGNIAGRADAYKMKSFRVDGQDIFEVDRVFEEARGIARKEPVLIEAMTYRFRGHSRSDAEKYRSKDEFLKYEDPILKLRNILITDYNVSPDQLALLDEKAYKKMEMDAKRAWVDEPAEFDLNNLEGEIYAD, from the coding sequence ATGAATAATAAATATGAACTCAGTAGCCTCCTTAAATGGTACTCAACCATGCTTGAGATTAGGCACTTTGAAAATATTTTAGATGACTATAACCGGGCTGGAAACCTGTACGGAACTACTCATCTATATAACGGACAAGAGGCTGTAGCTACTGGAATTTGCCTGCAGCTTGAGGATGAAGACTTAATCCTTTCGACCCACAGAAATCATGGTCATGCCCTAGCTAAGGGAACAGATAGCTATCAGATGTTTGCTGAGATTTTTGGAAAAAAAACAGGAACCAATGGTGGTAAGGTGGGCAGCATGCACATTAGTGACCCATCAATCGGTAATATGGGAGGAAATGGAATTGTTGGAGGGAATTTTCCTATAGCCTTAGGACTTGCTACAGCTTTTAAAATGGACCACAAGAATCAGGTTGTTATCTGTTTTTCAGGGGACGGTGCAACCAATGAGGGAACCTTTCATGAATCCCTAAACCTTGCAAGTATTTGGAAGCTTCCTATTATCTTTGTTATCGAAAATAATCAATATGCCATGTCAAGTGATGCCAGCAAGATGATTGCAGGCAATATCGCAGGCCGTGCTGACGCCTACAAGATGAAAAGCTTTAGGGTAGATGGTCAGGACATCTTTGAAGTGGATAGAGTTTTTGAAGAAGCAAGAGGGATTGCTAGGAAAGAACCCGTTCTTATTGAGGCCATGACCTATCGTTTTCGTGGTCATTCAAGAAGTGATGCCGAAAAATATCGTAGCAAGGATGAATTTTTAAAGTATGAAGATCCCATCCTGAAGCTAAGAAATATTTTAATCACTGACTACAATGTATCGCCCGATCAATTAGCCCTTCTTGATGAGAAGGCCTATAAGAAGATGGAAATGGATGCTAAAAGGGCCTGGGTCGACGAACCAGCTGAGTTTGATTTAAATAATCTAGAGGGAGAGATTTATGCCGACTAG